A stretch of the Ornithodoros turicata isolate Travis chromosome 4, ASM3712646v1, whole genome shotgun sequence genome encodes the following:
- the LOC135391262 gene encoding glucose-6-phosphate exchanger SLC37A4-like, with protein MQTSPETRIMDFKRYQLTVFTTMFVGYACYAYNRKCVSFAMPELIEDGLSKEQVGMIASSQNFAYAISKFLGGVLSDRISARLLFVAGLVFSGLATLLFGSMASTIWLYSAFWFMNGLAQGCGWPSCAKILRHWYSPSQFGTWWSVLSASANISGGVAPFVSTLLILNYGWRFSLMVAGVISVVLGLIAFFTLVNSPEDVGYQGFAAAKSEEKTAEKSGSKKDSSSDATVMDLLISPFLWLVSFSYLVVFCAKTSAVDWGQLFLMEDLKHSQYLGSTLTSSIETGGFFGGILAGYLTDWFLHLHTTQANRHKGNPRIPVAVIFMAGVAICLHLLRFNVTEGSGKLWISGLGFVLGACLYGPIAIFGVAASESAPPHLSGTSHAIVALAASIGAVISGLPFSYIADWYNWGAIFFLLEIVCGITALMLFLGRNLSCKMGRRIKED; from the exons ATGCAAACATCCCCCGAAACGCGCATCATGGATTTTAAGCGTTACCAACTCACGGTTTTCACCACAATGTTTGTGGGTTACGCATGCTACGCGTACAACCGCAAATGTGTTTCCTTTGCAATGCCTGAACTCATCGAAGATGGGCTTTCGAAGGAGCAAGTCG GCATGATCGCAAGTAGCCAGAACTTTGCCTATGCAATCAGCAAGTTCCTGGGCGGGGTGCTGTCTGACCGCATAAGTGCAAGGTTACTGTTTGTGGCAGGGCTAGTGTTCAGTGGTTTGGCCACTCTGCTGTTTGGCTCTATGGCAAGCACAATATGGCTCTACTCTGCCTTCTGGTTCATGAACGGTCTGGCACAAGGCTGTGGTTGGCCATCTTGTGCCAAAATCTTGCGTCAT TGGTATTCCCCGTCCCAGTTTGGAACTTGGTGGAGCGTCCTTTCTGCATCGGCTAACATCTCCGGAGGAGTTGCCCCATTTGTCTCCACACTTCTCATCCTGAACTATGGCTGGAGATTTAGCTTGATGGTTGCAG GTGTCATATCCGTGGTTCTTGGACTGATTGCTTTTTTTACGCTTGTCAACAGCCCCGAAGATGTGGGTTACCAGGGGTTCGCAGCAGCCAAGTCCGAAGAGAAGACGGCAGAAAAGTCTG GCAGCAAAAAAGACAGCTCCAGCGATGCGACCGTCATGGACCTCTTGATCAGTCCATTCTTGTGGTTGGTCTCCTTTAGCTACTTGGTGGTGTTCTGTGCCAAGACTAGTGCTGTTGACTGGGGCCAACTATTTCTTATGGAAGATCTCAAACATTCACAATACTTAG GAAGCACGTTGACGAGCAGCATAGAAACCGGGGGCTTCTTTGGCGGAATTCTTGCAGGCTACCTCACTGATTGGTTTCTGCATTTGCATACCACACAG GCCAACAGGCATAAGGGAAACCCGCGGATACCCGTTGCAGTAATCTTCATGGCCGGTGTTGCCATCTGCCTGCACCTCCTGCGCTTTAACGTCACTGAAGGTTCTGGAAAA TTGTGGATTAGTGGCTTGGGCTTCGTGCTTGGAGCTTGTCTTTACGGTCCCATTGCCATCTTCGGTGTTGCTGCCTCGGAATCGGCTCCCCCACACTTGTCGGGGACGTCGCACGCCATCGTAGCCCTTGCTGCCAGTA TCGGAGCCGTCATTTCCGGTTTGCCATTCAGTTATATCGCGGACTGGTACAACTGGGGTGCCATCTTCTTCCTGCTGGAAATTGTGTGCGGCATCACTGCCCTCATGCTCTTCCTCGGTCGCAACCTCAGTTGCAAGATGGGACGGCGGATAAAAGAGGACTGA